The following proteins are co-located in the Paludibaculum fermentans genome:
- a CDS encoding rhodanese-like domain-containing protein, with translation MCTEVTPRLSRRGLMRTSLAALTAVAASAAPAGWNDADLILPADFAKRLGGKDAKKIAIFHVGFGVLYRSKHIPNSVYVGPCNKPEGIELLRKAAAGLSKDQDVVLYCGCCPWDHCPNMKPAFAELKQLGFKRLKALIIDTNFSADWIQHGYPVENGQG, from the coding sequence ATGTGTACCGAAGTAACCCCACGACTGTCGCGCCGCGGCCTCATGCGGACCTCGCTGGCGGCTCTGACGGCCGTGGCTGCCAGCGCGGCGCCCGCCGGTTGGAACGACGCCGACCTGATTCTGCCGGCCGACTTCGCCAAGCGGCTGGGCGGGAAGGACGCGAAGAAGATTGCCATCTTCCATGTGGGCTTTGGGGTGTTGTATCGCAGCAAGCACATCCCGAATTCGGTCTACGTCGGGCCGTGCAATAAGCCGGAAGGCATCGAGTTGCTGAGGAAGGCCGCCGCCGGGCTTTCCAAGGACCAGGACGTTGTCCTCTACTGCGGCTGCTGTCCGTGGGACCACTGCCCCAACATGAAGCCGGCGTTTGCGGAATTGAAGCAGTTGGGGTTCAAGCGCCTGAAGGCTTTGATCATCGATACCAACTTCTCGGCCGATTGGATCCAGCACGGCTATCCCGTCGAGAATGGCCAGGGCTGA